The following is a genomic window from Labeo rohita strain BAU-BD-2019 chromosome 15, IGBB_LRoh.1.0, whole genome shotgun sequence.
aggttggtattaaatttaacatgcattttgtatgatccctcctattttgctaaaataattaacattttgcagattctgcaaggtatatgttAAGTTTTGACTTTAACCGTAATTGTCTGCTGGTGTAAGTACAtagtataaaaacaaacaaataagccACCAATTCACCAAAATGTGACATTTCAATAAGACTGTGTTCGAGTTTCTGTGTTTGCCTTAAAATGAGTATTTTCAAACTGAAGAAAAATCTCCATCATCTGTAAATGTCTAAATGATACGAAATCCATTTAGGTTCTAAGGTTCAAACACGAAGTTGTCCAGCGCTATGATGGTTTGATAGTAATGAGTGTGAATTGTTCAGAGACTGAAATGTCATGGCTGAAGACAGGACTTATTAGTGAGACACGCAAAGCTCACAGCCCAATCAGTCCGGATGCATTCCCAAGGGCAGGGCCTCTATCTTTCTCAGCGTACTGCCCTTCTCCAAcccatttatttcttaattcaGCTCTAACCTGTTTCCACGGGACGAAATTGCATCTCTAGCTTTAATTCCTTCATGTGTCGCAACTGGTTTCTGTCCAACAGAAggaaattttactttttttttgctgatttaCACTTAATGACATCAGAAAACTTGGTGTCATGCCTTGTTGCAATTCAAGTATGTGATATATTTTCAGCGTTGCCATATGAAGCGCTATctaccttattcttcaatgcggaagtaagcctatgggcgagacttccggttcattagccgttATAGGGAAATAAGGAGAAGACATAAAGTAAGCCGTAAAATGGTAAAAGTACAaatcagtgtgttcataattaagttaatacattaaaataatatgatgtgacacaccagtttgcaatatcaagcagcaaaacaaactgtttttgtacggataaaaatagctggatgagaccggaagccagacccataaaattttcaaatgtttGCACCCACTCGTATGTGTTTACACTTACGTCGCGATATTCGGATGTAAACAttagcatggattgcatggttaatgtgctactgaatatgttgttctgctaatttatgctgtctaaaaatGTGTAGaagctgttaaatcatatagagaggcacttagtaagcaggaaaggcaatattttgacaaactgaagttaacaggtggtaaagatatgtacgagcggtattaattaagatattatcctaacatttcacctacctgaccaaaAATTATAgatacaaacacaaatgttgtcaaattGTGCCCTGAAAAtactggttcagtttggccaaccacaaacgccttgttttcctcagaacagagtgttttttgcactcttctccttaatttgttataacttctgaaagtctatagtactccacaTATTTTTCCCAGTCCaaacaattagtacagcccaaaacatgacagtaattgatcattttcagcagaaataatcagcaaaatatgcgagtttcgtttggttcagtggcatcaCGTTCAGTGCATCCAatgtccctggtgaaaaaaacagcatatgctggttaggtaggttttgatgctggtttaagctggtcctttgctggtttatgctgatccttagctggtttaagctggtcctttgctgctttttgctggtcatgttgctggtcaaggaccagcgtgaaccagcaaaggaccagcttaaaccagcatcaaaacatacctaccagcatatgctgtttttttcaccagggttggcCGATTGATGACCTTATGGTAGtgccatatttaatatttgacagAAGAGTACTAGTTTAGCATCACTGGTTTGTCACCTACAGCTGAATGTATAGtgattttacattctttttaatgttctaaAACATATTATCAAAGGTAAGTAACAGCATAGGTAATGTTATTTCTCATTTTCGTTTCACAGTGGAAGTGCTGTTAACATCCCTGAGTGCAGGTACAGATAAAGTCATGTTCATTTTGCCGCCTTTTGTTCTCTGGCGGTGCTTGAATAAGTAGAACAACCGTCTCACTTAGATATAAGTGAAATATAAAGCTCTGTTTGCTTTCATCGGCTTTCCATTTATTCAGATTTGCAGACATTGTTTATCACAGACTGCTGCGCATCAAAAATGTCACTGTAGTCATGAACTTTCCATGAATGAAAAATTATGACAATGTCAGTTATTTAACATGTAACCGCATAAACACAAGAATCTGTGTAATCgagattttttttgtactgagATAATGTTTGTAGAGCTTATTCCAGACAGTCAGTTCTCCTGAGGAATCTCACATCCATAAATCAACAGCTGGCGTCTGTCAGGGGCATTAGAGCATTACTCTTGGACTCGTACTAAGTAGAACACAACAGGTAAACATCCTACACTTTCTATAGGGAGATGAATAAATCATAAAAGGGATATTacgttattttagtaaaataattttggATTTGAAACGTGAAAACGCTTTGCAAATTGGAAGagcgataaaaaaaaaaaaatagaacaacaGAGACACCTGCTGTAGACAGGAAAAACTGCACAGTCTGATGTAAACGGTTTGGATCATGGAAATTCATTTAGGATTCATTTGAAGGACAGTTCCGTATGAGTGAATTGTTTACATGGAAATTTAGGTCCAAACACAAGATGGCTTATTAATACAATGTTTAAACTGCTTCATCAAAATACGCTAATATCAGGTATGGTAAAATTGTCCAACTGTCCATTATGTTTcataattcaaaatgtaaacagtGTTCACTTTTTATAGGATAAATCAACTGTAAAATCAGATGACTTgagttttctttttagaaacTCAAGACAACCTCGACCttcacatgtatttttttccccatttgaaactaattttaaaagtcACTAATTTCAATTAAAGTCAGCTTGACCTTTTTATGGTGAAGTGATAATTAGGACCATGTTTTCAGATCAACTTTCAGATCAACACTTAGACCTCAGTTCAAGTTGATATCGGTACAAGCCAGCGTCGGAAGactaaatatatctatatatatcttcAGTTAGTCAGAAAGATTATCCAGAGAGTTGAaagtctcttattctcaccaaggctgtatttacttaatcaaaatacagtaaaacagtttgctgtaaaatatagtgacaagttaaaatgactttttctatttaaatgtatttttaaattttattcctgtgatggcaaagctgaattttcagcagccattactccagacttcagtgtcacatgatccttcagaaagatttgctgctctaaaaaaaagaaagaaaagaaaaaccttATCgtttgtgttgaaaacagttgttctgcttaatattcttgttttaatatttttttcaggattctttgaggaataaaaacttcaaaagaacagcatttatttagaatagaacaattttgaaacattataaatctctttactgtcacttttgatcaacttaatgcatccttgctagctaaaagtattaatttcttaaaaacaaaaaaataatatatatataaatatatacatatatatatatatatatatataatatatgcataCTTTAATGTCAAAGGTCAGATATCTTGGTCCTGTTCTGTTCACAGCGCTCAACTGAAGCCGTTCTCATATGTGATGCGGGTTTATCCCAAAGTCACTGAGCGTGTCCTTGACTTCCTGATGAATGACTGTACTCTGTTCTTCCCACTGCAGTCGCGTCTCAGCCAGGTGAGAGAGCAAACTATCCAGACAGCCCTGTACCAGGCCAATAGACactaattaataaaaacgtACTCAATTTAAGATGAAAAGTAGCTTATTAAATGGGGCATGTCTCGCCATCTGGCACGAGCATTTAGAGGTGCAGATGGTCCCTACTATGCTAAAATACTAAATGCTGAAATGGATAACCTTTTGGATGGCAATTAGATTTGTTAACACTTTAATTAACAGTCCGTTCAATTTGTTTTACTATAGCATTAATTATAGCTCATTTCGTCGAGGTAGATTACTCTGTCACGCTTTAAAATGTCACCAAGCAATTTAAGCTAAGCTTTGTGTAATGCTGATAAAACATGTCATCCATTTTAGcatctaatatatattttgacacAGTGTTGATATTTCACTTATAGAGCCGTGGCTCTGACTTACATGCAGGATTCTCTCACACTCTCTCTCCATACTGTTCAGTTTGCTTTGGAGGTCAGAAATGATGGCATCTTTTTCTGCTTCTGTCTTCTCTCGTTGCTCTCtttctgattttaatttaaCCTGACATTCGGCTAATCAAACAGAGGCCTTGTTTGTCATCAGCATGTCATTGGAGAGCATGACATGTTGTTTGGTTAAAACACACACTTAATATGATAAGCACGAGAATTTGAATGTGTTAATGCCTGGACTTACCGAGCTGCGTTTCAAGCAAGTCTACACTCACTTCAAGCCCGTTCACTTTAGCCTGCAGGTCTGTTTCCATAGACTTATACTGACGGTTGAGATCTGAAATCAAGagtaaaatacaatacatattGTTTTAGAAATCAATTATATCAATtatacttaaaactttttaataaaacatacattacaTAAGTCACATaatgacatttgtaatgttatgttatgttaaaatctataaaagatttccatttcaaataaaagcaaacaatcctgaaaaaatagtttacaaatttaaatattaaactatttccaacattgacaataatatgaaatgtttcttgaacaataaatcagcatgttagaatgattgtTGAAAAAactaacacttttattcagcaagaatgcattaaattaatcagaaGCGCTGttctaatgaaaaaaaagaattttcaacattgataataatacaattataaaaatggtTGTTGAACACtattcagcatattaaaataatttctgaaggatgatgtgacactgcagtaatggctgctgaaatttttgaaatgacattttatattatattaaaatagaaaacctttGTAGGTTATAATAAAGTTAAGACagtagttgtaataatatttcacaatattactgttttcatgtATTTTCTGCTCATTAAGGCTACGTTCACTGATTAAAATACGGGGGAAAAAGAgtaatattatgtataatattgtgaaatattattgcaattcaaaaaagtggttttctattttaatgtactttaaaatagaatttattactgtgatgcaaagctgaattttcaggatcattacttcagtctttagtgtcacatgatcctttgtTTTGGATCCTGTgatatttcaggattctttgatgaattaaaaaatgcaagaaaTCTTGTGtaaacatacactactgttcaaagtttggggtcagtacattttttctttctttctttctttgaaagaaatgaatacttttattcagcaagaatgtgttagattgataaaaaatgatagtaaagacttatattgttagaaaatatttctattttaaataaatgctgttctttttcactttttatacatcaaatcctgaaaaaagcatcaaaaatgaagcagcacaataaataaatcagcatattagcatgatttctgaaggatcatgtgacactgaagactgaaataacggctgatgaaaattcaactttgcatcacagaaataaattacatgttaacgtttattaaaatagaaaactgctattttaaatttaataatattacttttttctgtatttttgatcaaataaatggaattttgacaagcataagagactttaaaaaacatttaaaatcttactgatcgcaaacttttgaacggcagtgaaagtaaaatattttgacacatTAAGTATCTGGAAAAAGCAAAGATGTAGCATTCTTCAACATGTGCAACGTGCACTTTCATTTTCATCAGGTATTTCCAAAACAATacagcataaaacattaatattacaaaGTACATATTGTTTCATGCAGgtgcattatataaataaacctgGAATAAAGCAATATGCTTTACAGACCTGCAGTGATGTCCTTCATGTCTGATCGTTCCTGACTGAGCACCTGCTCCAGATCTCTGATTTGACTTTTCAAGTCATCTCTCACTGCAGTGGCCTGACGCGTTATACTAGTCCTCAGAGCTGAAAAGATTTGCAAAGACGTTCCTTTCTGAATGTTTTAATAGAAATGAACATCAGCAAACAGACTAAACTCCTAGAACAGGCCAATTTAACAATTACATTCGCCTTACCAAGATGTTCTTTTAAAACAGCAACGTCTAAGGCACTT
Proteins encoded in this region:
- the ccdc153 gene encoding coiled-coil domain-containing protein 153, with translation MPPKKKGKGNSKKEKSKKSTPEKDDGLAEKYRRSALDVAVLKEHLALRTSITRQATAVRDDLKSQIRDLEQVLSQERSDMKDITADLNRQYKSMETDLQAKVNGLEVSVDLLETQLAECQVKLKSEREQREKTEAEKDAIISDLQSKLNSMERECERILHGCLDSLLSHLAETRLQWEEQSTVIHQEVKDTLSDFGINPHHI